The Lates calcarifer isolate ASB-BC8 linkage group LG6, TLL_Latcal_v3, whole genome shotgun sequence genome includes a region encoding these proteins:
- the samd10b gene encoding sterile alpha motif domain-containing protein 10, with protein sequence MAVDAASSFSFCRASLEHTVSAEELSYQLPRRAGGSNLTWHDGRGQKTAHTRTVKLLQQPGTEGIQLRPGEAFTVYHTSPTLSSLSKPVVLWTQQDVCKWLKKHCPHNYLTYVEAFSHHAITGRALLRLNGEKLERMGIVQETLRQEVLQQVLQLQVREEVRNLQLLSRTSFGNFS encoded by the exons cgGCGTCCAGCTTCAGTTTTTGCCGTGCCTCCCTGGAGCACACGGTGTCTGCTGAGGAGCTGAGCTACCAGCTGCCGCGCCGCGCCGGAGGCAGCAACCTAACCTGGCACGATGGCCGCGGCCAGaagacagcacacacacgcaccgtCAAACTACTGCAGCAGCCCGGCACAGAGGGCATCCAG tTGCGTCCAGGTGAAGCCTTCACTGTGTATCACACCAGTCCTACGCTGTCCAGTCTGTCCAAACCTGTGGTGCTGTGGACTCAGCAGGACGTCTGCAAGTGGCTTAAGAAACACTGTCCTCACAACTACCTGACCTATGTAGAGGCCTTCTCTCATCATGCCATCACAG GACGGGCATTGCTGCGTTTGAACGGGGAGAAGCTAGAGAGGATGGGAATCGTCCAGGAGACGCTGAGGCAGGAGGTCCTCCAACAGGTCCTCCAGCTGCAGGTCAGAGAAGAGGTGCGCAACCTGCAGCTCCTAAGCAGAA CCTCCTTTGGAAACTTCTCTTAG